Proteins found in one Pseudomonas mosselii genomic segment:
- a CDS encoding AraC family transcriptional regulator → MSERTTSASWASGIVKALELEGLDCPAMFKQLGLDFSALDDPDARFTQDSMTRLWQLAVELSGNEAIGLNMARVVRPASFHVVGYALMSSRTLAEGFERLVRYQRIIAESSDLSFRLEPDGYALVLTVHGDHLPPTRHSAEASLACALALCTWLSGRPIQPRRVLIQGGQPKNVEPYKVAFHAPLVFGAPHDALVLERADMEAPLPTANEAMAVLHDRFAGEYLARFSESRVTHRVRQVLCRILPQGEPKRETVAQALHLSQRTLQRRLQDEGTSFQTLLDDTRRELAEQYLAQPGTTLLETAYLLGFADPSNFYRAFRRWFDTTPSEYRTRLSVSDARTPACTTPAP, encoded by the coding sequence ATGAGTGAGAGAACCACGTCAGCCAGCTGGGCATCAGGGATCGTCAAGGCACTCGAGCTGGAAGGGCTCGATTGTCCGGCCATGTTCAAGCAACTAGGGCTCGACTTTTCCGCCCTCGACGACCCCGATGCGCGATTCACCCAGGATTCGATGACCCGGCTGTGGCAGCTGGCGGTCGAGTTGTCGGGCAATGAGGCCATCGGCCTGAACATGGCCCGGGTGGTGCGACCGGCCTCGTTCCATGTGGTGGGTTATGCGCTGATGTCCAGCCGCACCCTGGCCGAGGGTTTCGAGCGCCTGGTGCGCTACCAGCGGATCATCGCCGAGAGCTCGGACCTGAGCTTTCGCCTCGAGCCGGACGGCTACGCCCTGGTGCTGACCGTGCATGGCGATCACCTGCCACCGACCCGGCACAGCGCCGAGGCCTCCCTGGCCTGTGCCCTGGCCCTGTGCACCTGGCTCAGCGGGCGGCCGATCCAGCCGCGGCGGGTGCTGATCCAGGGCGGCCAGCCGAAGAATGTCGAGCCGTACAAGGTGGCGTTCCATGCACCGCTGGTGTTTGGCGCGCCCCATGACGCGCTGGTGCTCGAGCGTGCCGACATGGAGGCGCCGCTGCCGACCGCCAACGAGGCGATGGCGGTGCTGCATGATCGCTTTGCCGGGGAATACCTGGCGCGCTTCTCGGAAAGCCGCGTGACCCACCGCGTGCGCCAGGTGCTGTGCCGCATCCTGCCCCAGGGCGAGCCCAAGCGCGAGACCGTGGCCCAGGCCCTGCACCTGTCGCAGCGCACCTTGCAAAGACGTCTGCAGGACGAGGGCACCAGCTTCCAGACCCTGCTCGACGACACCCGCCGCGAACTGGCCGAGCAGTACCTGGCCCAGCCCGGCACCACCTTGCTGGAGACCGCCTACCTGCTGGGTTTCGCCGATCCGAGCAACTTCTACCGGGCGTTCCGCCGCTGGTTCGACACCACCCCGAGCGAGTACCGCACGCGGTTGTCGGTCAGTGACGCCAGAACGCCGGCATGCACAACACCAGCACCGTGA
- a CDS encoding DUF962 domain-containing protein: MTRTAQFRSFAEFYPYYLGEHSNATCRRLHFVGTSLVIALLAYSIGSGQWLLLLTVPLAGYGFAWAGHFFFEKNRPATFTHPWYSLVGDFAMFRDILLGRLSL, from the coding sequence ATGACCCGCACAGCGCAGTTCCGCAGTTTTGCCGAGTTCTATCCCTACTACCTGGGCGAGCACAGCAACGCCACCTGCCGTCGCCTGCACTTCGTCGGCACCAGCCTGGTGATCGCCCTGCTCGCCTACAGCATCGGCAGCGGCCAGTGGCTGTTGCTGCTGACCGTGCCGCTGGCCGGCTACGGCTTCGCCTGGGCCGGGCATTTCTTCTTCGAGAAGAACCGGCCGGCCACCTTCACCCATCCCTGGTATAGCCTGGTCGGCGACTTCGCCATGTTCCGCGACATCCTGCTGGGCCGGCTCAGCCTCTGA
- a CDS encoding HD domain-containing protein, whose product MNKQANFSHMRDGTAQDWAIIADDFRAYAQQLPQRILAHLRLLDGDFGGFPIDRLSHSLQTATRAYRDGRDEEYVVCALLHDIGDTLGSYNHPDIAAAILKPFVSAENLWMVEKHGIFQGYYFFHHLGMDRHLREQFSDHPQYQRTIEFCARYDAAAFDPEYPSLPLSFFEPMMERLFARPRQSIYKTALKASA is encoded by the coding sequence ATGAACAAGCAAGCGAATTTCAGCCACATGCGCGACGGCACCGCCCAGGACTGGGCAATCATTGCCGACGACTTTCGCGCCTATGCCCAGCAGTTGCCCCAGCGCATCCTCGCCCACCTGCGCCTGCTCGATGGCGACTTCGGCGGTTTTCCCATCGATCGCCTGAGCCACTCGCTGCAGACCGCCACCCGCGCCTACCGTGACGGCCGCGACGAGGAGTACGTGGTCTGCGCCCTGCTGCATGACATTGGCGACACCCTCGGCAGCTACAATCACCCGGATATCGCCGCAGCGATTCTCAAGCCCTTTGTCAGCGCCGAGAACCTGTGGATGGTCGAGAAGCACGGGATCTTCCAGGGCTACTATTTCTTTCACCACCTAGGCATGGATCGCCACCTGCGCGAGCAGTTCAGCGATCACCCGCAATACCAACGGACCATCGAGTTCTGCGCGCGCTACGACGCGGCGGCATTCGACCCCGAGTACCCGAGCCTGCCGCTGTCGTTCTTCGAGCCGATGATGGAGCGGCTGTTCGCCCGGCCCAGGCAGTCGATCTACAAGACAGCCCTGAAAGCGTCGGCCTGA
- a CDS encoding UDP-2,3-diacylglucosamine diphosphatase produces the protein MTHAEPLRPSRKLRVRTLWISDVHLGTRDCQAEHLAHFLKGYQAERIYLVGDIIDGWKLRGGIYWPQAHTNVIRRLLTLSKRGTEVIYVTGNHDEFLRRYSKLILGNIQLVDEAEHLTVDGRRLLVIHGDQFDVITRYHRWLAFLGDRAYEFTLVLNRWLNHWRARYGYGYWSLSAYLKHKVKGAVNFISDFEDAIAHECTRRGFQGVVCGHIHHAEIRRVGEVEYLNCGDWVESCTALIEHWDGRIELYRFAEAQAREAASRLAELGEPA, from the coding sequence ATGACCCACGCCGAACCCCTTCGCCCGTCACGCAAGCTGCGTGTCCGCACCCTGTGGATTTCCGATGTGCACCTGGGCACCCGGGATTGCCAGGCCGAACACCTCGCGCATTTTCTCAAGGGCTACCAGGCCGAGCGCATCTACCTGGTCGGCGATATCATCGACGGCTGGAAACTGCGCGGCGGCATCTACTGGCCCCAGGCTCACACCAACGTCATCCGCCGCCTGCTGACCCTGAGCAAGCGCGGTACCGAAGTGATCTACGTCACCGGTAACCATGACGAGTTCCTGCGCCGCTACTCGAAACTGATCCTGGGCAATATCCAGCTGGTGGACGAGGCCGAGCACCTCACCGTCGATGGCCGGCGGCTGTTGGTGATCCACGGCGACCAGTTCGACGTGATCACCCGCTACCACCGCTGGCTGGCGTTTCTCGGCGACCGGGCCTACGAATTCACCCTGGTGCTCAACCGCTGGCTCAACCACTGGCGCGCCCGTTATGGCTACGGTTATTGGTCGTTGTCGGCGTACCTCAAGCACAAGGTCAAGGGGGCGGTGAACTTCATCAGCGATTTTGAAGACGCCATCGCCCACGAGTGCACCCGGCGTGGCTTCCAGGGCGTGGTGTGCGGGCATATCCACCATGCCGAGATTCGTCGGGTGGGCGAGGTGGAGTACCTCAACTGCGGTGATTGGGTGGAGTCGTGCACGGCGCTGATCGAGCACTGGGACGGGCGGATCGAGCTGTACCGGTTCGCCGAGGCGCAGGCGCGGGAAGCCGCGTCGCGCCTGGCGGAGCTTGGTGAACCGGCTTGA
- a CDS encoding helix-turn-helix transcriptional regulator, which translates to MTAAPLLSLRHYRHDLIAHSHDHSQLVFGLGGRLDFEVDGRGGRVGRQDLMVVPAGAHHTCGSPEGSHCLVLDVPGGHWLGEHLGEHADNSRRLLDRPGPLGLDSRQQQLVDWLAASPVDDPLIARQGAVLLLASLNPQVGAPVLASRRLPYAAFDRHIEQHAAYPLQVADLARLAGLSSARLHARFASERGMTPMDYIRERRLAMARRLLRETLLPVGEVAARVGYGSQSAFSAAVMRAFGCTPLALRRESGDNGREVGDRHS; encoded by the coding sequence ATGACCGCCGCCCCCCTGCTTTCGCTGCGCCATTATCGCCACGACCTGATCGCCCACAGCCACGACCACTCGCAACTGGTGTTCGGCCTGGGCGGACGCCTGGATTTCGAGGTGGATGGCCGCGGCGGCAGGGTCGGTCGCCAGGACCTGATGGTGGTGCCTGCCGGTGCCCACCACACCTGCGGCAGCCCCGAGGGTAGCCACTGCCTGGTGCTGGACGTGCCAGGCGGGCACTGGCTTGGCGAGCACCTGGGCGAGCACGCCGACAACAGCCGCCGCCTGCTCGACCGCCCCGGCCCCCTGGGCCTGGACAGCCGCCAGCAGCAGTTGGTGGACTGGCTGGCGGCAAGCCCGGTGGACGACCCGCTGATTGCCCGCCAAGGCGCGGTGCTGTTGCTGGCCAGCCTCAACCCGCAGGTCGGTGCCCCGGTACTGGCCAGCAGGCGCCTGCCCTATGCCGCCTTCGACCGGCATATCGAGCAGCACGCCGCCTATCCATTGCAGGTCGCCGATCTGGCGCGGCTGGCCGGGCTTTCCAGCGCGCGACTGCATGCGCGTTTTGCCAGCGAGCGCGGTATGACGCCGATGGACTATATCCGTGAGCGGCGGTTGGCGATGGCCCGGCGACTGTTGCGTGAAACGCTGTTGCCGGTGGGCGAGGTCGCGGCGCGGGTGGGGTATGGCTCGCAGAGTGCCTTCAGCGCGGCGGTGATGCGGGCGTTCGGCTGCACGCCGCTGGCGTTGCGGCGCGAGTCTGGCGACAACGGGCGCGAGGTGGGCGACAGACACAGCTAG
- a CDS encoding DMT family transporter — protein sequence MNHRTALGALHIGALFFGLTGVFGKLAASASPSIIVFGRALFAVLALTLFAGLARQAWQPLRGQDLRRLLLGGALLAGHWVSFFIAVKVGGVAIATLGFASFPAFTVILEGLLFRERIRRNEALLVLLVSIGLVLVTPAFDLASEATGGLLWALLSGLLFSLLSLTNRAGSGRLPAVQAALWQNLVVSLCLLPFAAPGLDAVTPLDWLWIALLGVFCTGVAHSLFVASLAVIKARTAAVVFGMEPVYGIAVAWVVFAEQPTLRMLAGGALIIFAIVLSSRLAAEQPARQPQPESA from the coding sequence ATGAACCACCGCACCGCCCTCGGCGCCCTGCATATCGGCGCGCTGTTCTTCGGCCTGACCGGCGTCTTCGGCAAGCTGGCCGCCAGCGCCAGCCCCTCGATCATCGTCTTCGGCCGCGCCCTGTTCGCGGTGCTGGCCCTGACCCTGTTCGCCGGCCTGGCGCGCCAGGCCTGGCAGCCGCTGCGCGGCCAGGACCTGCGCCGCCTGCTACTGGGCGGCGCGCTGCTGGCCGGGCACTGGGTGAGCTTCTTCATCGCGGTCAAGGTCGGCGGCGTGGCCATCGCCACTCTCGGTTTCGCCAGCTTCCCGGCCTTCACCGTGATCCTTGAGGGCCTGCTGTTCCGTGAACGCATCCGCCGCAACGAAGCGCTGCTGGTGCTGCTGGTGAGCATTGGCCTGGTGCTGGTCACCCCGGCCTTCGACCTGGCCAGCGAAGCCACCGGCGGGCTGCTCTGGGCGCTGCTCTCGGGCCTGCTGTTCTCGCTGCTGTCGCTGACCAACCGCGCCGGTTCCGGGCGCCTGCCCGCCGTGCAGGCAGCGCTGTGGCAGAACCTGGTGGTGAGCCTGTGCCTGCTGCCGTTCGCCGCGCCCGGCCTGGACGCGGTGACGCCGCTGGACTGGCTGTGGATCGCCCTGCTCGGCGTTTTCTGCACCGGCGTCGCCCACAGCCTGTTCGTCGCCAGCTTGGCGGTGATCAAGGCGCGCACAGCCGCGGTAGTGTTCGGCATGGAGCCGGTGTACGGCATCGCCGTGGCCTGGGTGGTGTTCGCCGAACAGCCGACCCTGCGCATGCTCGCCGGCGGCGCCTTGATCATCTTCGCCATCGTGCTGTCCAGCCGCCTGGCCGCCGAGCAACCCGCCCGCCAGCCACAGCCCGAAAGCGCCTGA
- a CDS encoding SelT/SelW/SelH family protein, translated as MADSKPQIVITYCTQCQWLLRAAWLAQELLSTFADDLGRVALEPGTGGVFRITCDGVQIWERKADGGFPEAKVLKQRVRDQIDPQRDLGHNDR; from the coding sequence ATGGCAGACAGCAAGCCACAAATCGTCATTACCTATTGCACCCAGTGCCAGTGGCTGCTGCGCGCCGCCTGGCTGGCCCAGGAACTGCTCAGCACCTTTGCCGACGACCTCGGCCGGGTGGCGCTGGAGCCTGGAACCGGCGGGGTGTTCCGCATCACCTGCGACGGCGTGCAGATCTGGGAACGCAAGGCCGACGGCGGCTTCCCCGAGGCCAAGGTGCTCAAGCAGCGGGTGCGCGACCAGATCGATCCGCAGCGCGACCTGGGCCACAACGATCGCTGA
- a CDS encoding patatin-like phospholipase family protein yields the protein MRRLLYCLLLMLTSFAVLAAETARPKIGLVLSGGAARGLAHIGVLKALEEQGVRIDAIAGTSMGAVVGGLYASGYSIAELENLATTLDWQQALSDAPPRKDVPFRRKQDDRDFLVKQKLSFRDDGSLGLPLGVIQGQNLALLLESKLAHTADIRDFDKLPIPFRAVATDITSGEKVIFRRGHLPQVIRASMSIPAVFAPVELDGRLLVDGGMTDNIPVDVVREMGVDLAIVVDIGTPLRNRKQLATVVDVLNQSITLMTRRNSEEQLASLRREDILVQPPLSAFGVTDFGRARDMIDAGYRATRALDPRLAALRQPEGDSNLAVARSPKQRTPIITAIRVENDSKVSDDVIRYYIRQPVGEPLDLGRLQTDMGTLYGLDYFDQVQYRVAHKGDEHTLVINARGRRGGTDYLRLGLNLSDDLRGDSAFNLGASYRVNGINRLGGEWLTRAQIGDEQELYSEFYQPLDVGSRYFVAPYLALGSQNVEATLDNDPVAEYRLERYGFGLNLGRQIGTYGEVRLGVGKAWGNAEVRIGDQDLPKVSFNEGFYELKYSFDTFDNVYFPHSGEDIGLTVRKYDKSLDSDQNYRQWLFNLDKAFSSGPNTLVLGGRYGRTLDDAEVVTSSFVFGGARQLSGFRQDSISGQNMSLLRMVYYRRLTPRAYLPLDFPLYLGGSLERGRAWNNDNEFDSGYINAASIFLGLETPLGPLNLSYGANDAHEKAVYLNLGHTF from the coding sequence ATGCGCCGCCTGCTGTACTGCCTCCTGCTGATGCTCACCTCCTTCGCTGTGCTTGCCGCCGAGACGGCACGGCCGAAGATCGGCCTGGTACTGTCGGGCGGCGCCGCCCGCGGCCTGGCCCATATCGGCGTGCTCAAGGCCCTGGAGGAACAGGGCGTGCGCATCGACGCCATCGCCGGCACCAGCATGGGCGCGGTGGTCGGCGGGTTGTACGCCTCGGGCTACAGCATCGCCGAGCTGGAAAACCTGGCCACCACGCTGGACTGGCAGCAGGCACTGTCCGATGCGCCGCCGCGCAAGGATGTGCCGTTCCGACGCAAGCAGGACGACCGCGACTTCCTGGTCAAGCAGAAGCTGAGCTTTCGCGACGATGGCAGCCTGGGCCTGCCGCTGGGGGTGATCCAGGGCCAGAACCTGGCCCTGCTGCTGGAAAGCAAGCTGGCCCACACCGCCGACATTCGCGACTTCGACAAGCTGCCAATCCCCTTCCGCGCCGTGGCCACCGACATCACCAGCGGCGAGAAGGTGATCTTCCGCCGCGGCCACCTGCCCCAGGTGATCCGTGCCAGCATGTCGATCCCGGCGGTGTTCGCCCCGGTGGAGTTGGACGGCCGGCTGCTGGTGGATGGCGGCATGACCGACAACATCCCGGTGGATGTGGTGCGCGAAATGGGCGTGGACCTGGCCATCGTCGTCGACATCGGCACCCCGCTGCGCAACCGCAAGCAACTGGCCACGGTGGTGGACGTGCTCAACCAGTCGATCACCCTGATGACCCGGCGCAACTCCGAGGAACAACTGGCCAGCCTGCGCCGCGAAGACATCCTGGTACAGCCACCGCTGTCGGCCTTCGGCGTTACCGATTTCGGCCGCGCCCGGGACATGATCGACGCCGGCTACCGCGCCACCCGTGCCCTCGACCCGCGCCTGGCGGCGCTGCGCCAGCCCGAGGGCGACAGCAACCTGGCGGTGGCGCGCTCGCCGAAACAGCGCACGCCGATCATCACCGCCATCCGCGTGGAGAACGACTCCAAGGTCAGCGACGACGTGATCCGCTACTACATTCGCCAGCCCGTCGGCGAGCCGCTGGATCTCGGCCGCCTGCAGACCGACATGGGCACCCTCTACGGCCTGGACTACTTCGACCAGGTGCAATACCGCGTGGCGCACAAGGGCGACGAGCATACCCTGGTGATCAACGCCCGTGGCCGGCGTGGCGGCACCGACTACCTGCGCCTGGGCCTGAACCTGTCGGACGACTTGCGTGGCGACAGTGCCTTCAACCTCGGCGCCAGCTACCGGGTCAATGGCATCAACCGGCTCGGCGGCGAATGGCTGACCCGCGCGCAGATCGGCGACGAGCAGGAACTGTACAGCGAGTTCTACCAGCCCCTGGACGTGGGCTCGCGCTACTTCGTCGCCCCTTACCTGGCCTTGGGCTCGCAGAACGTCGAGGCGACCCTGGACAACGACCCGGTGGCCGAGTACCGCCTGGAACGCTATGGCTTCGGGCTCAATCTCGGCCGGCAGATCGGCACTTACGGCGAGGTGCGCCTGGGCGTGGGCAAGGCCTGGGGCAACGCCGAGGTGCGCATCGGCGACCAGGACCTGCCCAAGGTCAGCTTCAACGAGGGGTTCTACGAGCTCAAGTACTCGTTCGACACCTTCGACAACGTCTACTTCCCCCACAGTGGCGAGGACATCGGCCTGACCGTGCGCAAGTACGACAAGTCACTGGACTCGGACCAGAACTACCGGCAGTGGCTGTTCAACCTGGACAAGGCCTTCAGCAGCGGGCCGAACACCCTGGTGCTGGGCGGCAGGTATGGACGTACGCTGGATGACGCCGAGGTGGTCACTTCAAGCTTCGTGTTCGGCGGCGCCCGACAGCTGTCGGGCTTTCGCCAGGACTCGATCTCGGGGCAGAACATGAGCCTGCTGCGCATGGTCTATTACCGCCGCCTGACGCCACGGGCCTACCTGCCCCTGGACTTCCCGTTGTACCTGGGTGGCTCGCTGGAGCGTGGGCGGGCGTGGAACAACGACAATGAGTTCGACAGTGGCTATATCAATGCGGCGAGCATCTTCCTGGGGCTGGAAACGCCGCTGGGGCCGTTGAACCTGAGTTATGGGGCCAACGATGCCCATGAGAAGGCGGTGTACCTGAACCTGGGGCACACCTTCTAG
- a CDS encoding MarR family transcriptional regulator, whose amino-acid sequence MPLTDNQHRFGMQLAQMSRGWRAELDRRLAGLNLSQARWLVLLHLARFDEAPTQRELAQSVGVEGPTLARLLDSLESQGLVRRQAVMEDRRAKKILLCPPAKPLIDQIETIANALRLELFTGIDEADMEVCMRVHAKILDNLEKS is encoded by the coding sequence ATGCCCCTGACCGACAACCAACACCGCTTCGGCATGCAGCTGGCCCAGATGTCTCGGGGCTGGCGTGCCGAACTGGACCGACGCCTGGCCGGGCTCAACCTGTCGCAAGCCCGTTGGCTGGTGCTGTTGCACCTGGCCAGGTTCGACGAGGCGCCGACCCAGCGTGAGCTGGCCCAGAGCGTGGGCGTCGAAGGCCCGACCCTGGCGCGCTTGCTCGACAGCCTCGAGAGCCAGGGGCTGGTACGCCGCCAGGCGGTGATGGAAGACCGCCGGGCCAAGAAGATCCTGCTGTGCCCGCCGGCCAAGCCGCTGATCGATCAGATCGAGACCATCGCCAACGCCTTGCGCCTCGAGCTGTTCACCGGCATAGACGAGGCCGACATGGAAGTGTGCATGCGCGTGCATGCGAAGATTCTCGATAATCTCGAGAAGTCCTGA